The Microcystis aeruginosa NIES-843 sequence TATCTACTTAGCTTCCAGCCTTATTATCTCCGAATTACAGGAACAATTGGCCGCCTTATTAGAATTTCGGGCTAGAAATTTAAAAAAAGCTCTGGAAATATTCTTGGGGAAAAATACGGTGGAATCTTTGTACAATAATGGATCGTTATTATCAAGTTTCAATCAATACACTAATTTTGGGAAGTCAGTTGGTCCTTCCTATGTTGAACCAAAAGTTTTGGCAGAGTCTCTAATTAGTCTAGTTAATAGTCAACTTTCAGATAATGAAAAATTATTAAAAGCGGATTTCTTAGGAAATAATCTTGATCAACAAAAAACAGGAATCTTTAAGAAATTAGCTAGTATTTCTGATTTTTCTAAAATAGACAAAACGGCTATTGACAGATTGATACAAATAGGTTACAGCACCAAACTCAAATATGACAATCCAACTCTGGAGAATTTTGTTGATGAAATAGCCAACACTTTTACTCAAATTATGGAGCGAACATCGGGGGTATATAAAAGAAATGCCAAGGGTGTATCTTTTGCTTTTGGTTTTTTAGCGGCTGCCTTGCTCAATATTGATAGTTTTTATGTCATTGAGCAACTATCCAAAAATTCCAATTTAAGACAGGGAATTAATCAGGTAGCGACAGAAGTTTTTCAGACTAATGAATCTTGTTTTAAAGACGCTAAAGATGATCCTAACAAAGTCGCTGAATGTACAGAAAAATTACAAGCCAGTGTCAAGGACTTAGAAAAAATTAATCAACCTTTGCCGCTTGGTTGGGATGAAAAAGGATGGTTTAATGGTGAACAAATAAAAGAACAAAATGGCTTGTTACAAGCTATCTTTGGCTGGTTAATGACAGGAGTAGCCGTGGCGATGGGCGCACCTTTTTGGTTTGATATTTTAGGGAAGCTTATCAATGTGCGTAATACTGGCAAACCCATATTTCCTAATACTCAGAAATAAATAATTATTGCTGTCACTTTAACGATTTTCCATCAATCCTCAAACCAGTCCTTTCTCAGATTATTTCTAGTCATTTCTTGTCTTTTTCTCTTTTATTGCCTATAATTTTCTTAATCCTCACTTTTCTGGTTAACAAGGAGAATACAATCATGCAACCTCTCAACTTTTCTATTATCCAAGAGATCAAACATCAAGGAATTTGTGATGCTTCTGCAGCCACTGCTTTAGGAGAAAATAAATTTGTTGTTGGTAATGATGAGGCGGATCCAAAATTAGGTAATTTTCTCTGGATTTATTCCTCTCAAGAGTCGGGAAAAGCCCTGAAAACAATTGACATTAATAGTTGGGTGAAGAACAATCTTAAAAATAAAGAAATCGACTTGGAGGGGGTAACTGTGCTAAATGACATAATCTATTGGATTACTTCCCATGGCCGCAATAAAAATGCCGAACAAAAACTCCCTCGTCATCAATTTTTTGCCAGTAAAATTACCGATGACGGCTCTAGTATAGTTCAAGTGGGTGAGTCTTATACTCAGTTAGTCTTGCGCGATATTATCGAAGACTCTCAATTGGCTGAAATATTTGATTTCAAAACGGCAGAAACCAAAGCTCCTAAAGCTGAAGGAGGATTAAATATTGAAGGTTTAACGGCAACTCAAGACGGAAATATCTTAATCGGTTTTCGTAATCCCATACCAAGTAATAAAGCTCTTTTATTAACTCTAAAAAATCCTTACAGTTTAGTTAATAATTCCAGCAATGCTCGGGCTGATTTTGGTGATCCTATCCTGTTAGATTTGGGAGGATTAGGAATTCGTAGCATTGAATTTTGGCCTGCTTTAGAAGTATATTTAATTATTGCTGGAGAATTTCATGGAGGCGATCAATTTGTTTTCTATACTTGGTCAGGAAAAAAAGAAGATGCACCGGAAAAGATAGAATCACTGCAATTCCCTGACGGTTTTCGTCCAGAAGCTTTGTTGTTTTATCCCCATTTCCCAGATCGCTTTCAGATTTTAAGCGATGATGGTACAATCGAGCGAGTTGGTAATACTCCCTGTAAAAATACCGATAAAAATAATCCCGAAAAATATTTCCGCAGTATTTGGGTAAAAGTTAATTAATACCAATTCTCACCCATAAAAACTACAGATCGAATTATCGAATTTAAGTTCCCATTTTTAAGGGAGATGCCGAAGGTAGGGGGATCGAACTCTTGTAGCCGGATTTTGGAGAATTGATATAATTAGACATCCCTCTTAGTGGAACCTCAACAAAACCTAGAACAAAAATAGCTTTAAACCCATATAGGGATAAGCTTTAAGCTCAAAAAAACCGTTGATCACGTCTTTTCAATGGTTTTTTATCCTAGAAGCTCTATCTCAATGGAGCGAGAGGACTCCCGTTAAACCGCGTAGCGGTTAACGGGAGATAAATCGCCACCGGAATGAAACTAACGCGGTAGCGTTTCCACTTTTGGGGAGTTTTGGTTCTCGACGTATTTTTTTAGTTGTTCGACAGTAAGTAGTCGTGCAAAATTAATTTCTTGGTTAGGATAGGCAAAAGGCAAGAGGCAAAAGGCAAAAGCTTGATCGAAATGTGTAATTAATTTTGCTTAGGTACTTAACTCCGCCAC is a genomic window containing:
- a CDS encoding DUF3616 domain-containing protein gives rise to the protein MQPLNFSIIQEIKHQGICDASAATALGENKFVVGNDEADPKLGNFLWIYSSQESGKALKTIDINSWVKNNLKNKEIDLEGVTVLNDIIYWITSHGRNKNAEQKLPRHQFFASKITDDGSSIVQVGESYTQLVLRDIIEDSQLAEIFDFKTAETKAPKAEGGLNIEGLTATQDGNILIGFRNPIPSNKALLLTLKNPYSLVNNSSNARADFGDPILLDLGGLGIRSIEFWPALEVYLIIAGEFHGGDQFVFYTWSGKKEDAPEKIESLQFPDGFRPEALLFYPHFPDRFQILSDDGTIERVGNTPCKNTDKNNPEKYFRSIWVKVN